ttcttgagccatttttaattgtttaaaaagcattgtaacttcttctaatttttcttaaatattcataattttagtggtggttttacttttaaatctgttatgttgattatattttgaaattttatagatactaatatttcttcaagcatatctactatagaatttaattgtggattaaaagtatgataaagatgtggggaatcatttccatggtaacattttttagaaattccgtgtgaaaaataagttttttcaggtttttgaagtccttcaataaaacttatagtaaaataaagattttgagaaaaatcattttgtattgattttaagaattcggtgtcattacagttaacattagttaaaatcattaatttttgatctattaattttgataacttaattatttcttctcttaaatcttctaatttacttttttcaattaggtgacgcttttttttgtgaagagctacggttttaagtgaaaagtgtggctttGAAAAGTGTAATTTAGTAAGCAAATCTGTAAATCTGTATGACTTTTGCTCTGTATCCTATAattcacttatttatatttagaaaagaaaagacaagAAGCAGAAAATACAtaggaaaaaaaaagtgaaagagaaaataaagagataaagTAAGATGCGAAATGCTaagtaagaaagaaaagtaaCGCATAGCAATTAGTAATACATAAGAATCATCTGCGGGTTAAGGGGGTCAAATACTCAAATCCTCACAAATGGTTTCAGAAAATTGAAAAACCAAACACCAAAACTAAACTTAACACTGAATGGACTGAACACagcactttctttctttctctctcttcagtATTGTGTTTCTTTTCTCATTCTCTCAGCTTTGCTTAGATCCAGGTACCTCCCATGTCGTTTTTTAGCATTGGTTTATTAAAGTTTGATGCTTTGAGCTTGTACGCTTCGATTAAGGATAAAATCTTTTGTGGGTTTTGCTTGGTTGCTGTATTTAGCTTAGCATGTCTGTGAAATCTTTCAATATATGTTATGTATCTTCTAATTCTCTTAGTTATTTATGTTTCTGTGTTTTGTAATCCAAAGTGTTGCCTTTTGGTTCCACAAAGTGATAAAGGAATAGTGGTTTGGTACTTTGGTTTGTGTGTTAGCTTAGCTGAGCTCAGAGCAGCTGGTTATGCCTAAATGAGAAACCATAGGTGCAAGGTTTGATTTTTCTTCCATTTGTTACAATTTTCATGGAGAACACCTATGGAGTTTTGTGTAAGTGACCCTGGACCTCTTACTTGTTAAGGTTCTGCCATGAATGTGTTTATTCTTGTTCTTTTTGTTGCTTAAAGATACCATTTTTTAAGCATCTCATCATGCTTTTCCGTATTAATAGTAAGTTATTGTGATATCTGTGTTATTTTGATAAACAATAAGTATTAGATTAAATTTGTCCCCTTTTTCaatcttttcttcttaattttgGTTTCGTGATTTGAATGACAGGGTGTTGTTGATAGTGTTAACTACTGATAGAAAAACAATGTATTGGTATATGCTTTAAGGAGATACCCTCTGCTTGTGAAATTGACATATAAACTCTGACATCTAGAAGAATTTTAGATATGGAAGAAATACAGTCTCAATCAGATAATTATAGGTCTTCATCATCTTCAGCAAGCAGCCCGGCAAGTAGGGTTCCATCAAGTAACTTCTTCTACTTGCGAAAACCTGGTTCAATCAGGCAGCCAATTTCGTTTGAGGATTCACCTGAGTGGGAGGATACTGATACAGATCTTAGAATTGAGGAAGGAGGTGACTCCATTAATGCTGCGACAACACCggcttctccttctctctcaaaGATCAACAGTGGATCCTTGCCGTCACCTCGTGTACCGGAGGGTGTGGTTATACCTCGCAAAATTGCTGGGGCTTCTGTTGCTTGGAAAGATTTGACTATTACAATAAAGGGAAAAAGGAAGTACTCTGATAAGGTTATTAAGAGTTCAACTGGTTATGCTTTACCGGGGACAATGACTGTAATTATGGGTCCTGCCAAATCAGGAAAGTCTACTTTATTGAGAGCCATTGCAGGTATAGAAGCATGCTTTGTTTTGTTCTTTTTTAGTAAGCATTTAATGATCTTCCCATGCATGACTGAATAATCAAAGCTCAAATGAGTTCCTTTCTTTGCCTCAGGAAGATTGCATCCGTCAGCCAGGATGTATGGTGAAGTGTTCGTGAATGGGGCTATGGGTCATATGTGAGTTCATAACTTCATATTCTGATTTGCtgtttagtttttgaatttcCATTTCTAGTGATCAATATGATTGAACACAATTGGCTTGTCAACTTTGATCAACCTTATATGCCATTATGCCCCAATATATTAAGATAGACTATATCTGCATTTCTTGCTCAAATAGAAACATTTATGTGCATCAGAGATTCTAAGTTTTGGTTTTTGATCTTTAGAGTATTAGGTGATAACATGATGCTACCTGGGTTTTAACTTTAATTAGCTTTAGGTTGTACAACTTGTATATGTATACTGaaatttatttgtttaattttcagGGCTATGTGTATTTTAAGTATAttaaaagcaaaataaacagGAGGCTCCGATGTTACTAAAGGGAAAGTCTAGAGACACTAATACAGAGCTTATAAAACCGACTAACTATACAGATCATCTTCATCGGCTGCGCCAGCAGCAGTTGCAAAGGGATCAGATCCAGTAGTCCTCTCAGCAGTTTCTGGAAACCTAAACTCACTTCCGAATCCCCTCGACTGCTGTAAGGTCTGAGCAAATGCCTGGTATTTGCGAATATCTGCGTCGCTGACACTCCTGCGGGCAAACTTCATTGACTCTTCAAAATGAGCAGCCTTGATCTCTGCAACTTCGTCGTCGACAACATCTTCATCCATGGCCTCAGGGTTCTCGCTTTTCCTCCTCTCTCGTTCTATGTCCTGAAGTAAATCATACAATTCATCAGAGTTTTGTAATTGACCAATGACAACTTAATCTAATGTTGCATCAAAAGTATACCTTTTCGATGTTTTCTCTAATAGCATATTTGCATGCTCGCTGGCATATCTCAGTAATATCAGCACCACTGAATCCTTGAGTATATCTGGCCAGTGCTCTCAAATCAACATCTTTGGACACAGGTGACTTCCTCAAGCAGGCCTTGAAGATCTGGTGACGGGAATCCTCATCGGGAAGAGGAATATAGATCAATTGATCCAGACGGCCTGGCCGAAGAAGTGCTGGGTCAATGATGTCTGGTCTGTTAGTTGCCCCAATTATGAACACAGTCTTTTTGGCTGACATGCCATCCATTTCAGTCAGAAGTTGATTCAAAACTCTGTCAGCAGCACCACCAGCATCCCCAACACTGCTTCCTCTCTATACATGAATGACACAGTGATGTTTATACAAACAATTGTAAAATATTAACCTTGTCCCACAAGATTACAATGTAACTCAATTTGATTTAGTAGCATATTAATAGAGTAAGAGACTAAGAGTGTGATGTAATAAGAAAAACCAACCTGAGTGGCAATGGAGTCGAGCTCATCGAAGAAGAGGACACACGGAGCCGACTGTCTAGCCTTGTCAAAAATTTCTCTAACATTGGCTTCACTTTCACCAAACCACATTGTAAGTAATTCTGGGCCTTTCACACTGATGAAGTTAGCTTGACATTCATTAGCAATTGCTTTGGCTAACAAAGTTTTTCCACATCCTGGAGGACCATAGAAGAGGACTCCTTTAGATGGTGACATGCCAAACTTCTCAAACTTTTCTGGGTGCTCCACAGGATACTGAACAGTCTGAGTCcacagaaaaacaaaaaagcagttagaaattaaataaatatgtAAAATAAGCAACAGTGTGAAGTGCATAGTAGCAAGATTTACCTCTTGAAGCTCACGCTTGACATTCTCAAGGCCTCCAATGTCCTCCCAACTAACATTAGGCACTTCAACAACCTGTCAAGTGTCAACAAAGGCAATTCgttacaaaataaaccataatgtAGGAAAACCATATCACCTGATCAACTAATGATTTGAGACTATAGGGATACAAAGCAAACACTTACAGTTTCACGCAAAGCAGATGGGTTGCTCGTTCCAAGAGCGGTCTGGAAATGCTCATTTGTAACTGCCATAGAATTCAGTATTTCAGCATCAATAGTTTCATCTTCCAAGTCAATGACATCCATCTTCTCTCTAATGCATTGCAAAGCAGCTTCAGTGCAAAGGGCAGCAAGGTCTGCACCAACATAACCGTGTGTGTCTTTGGAAATCCTCTCTAAATCAACCTACAGGAAAGTGGCGCTAGTGTTAAGCAACAGAAAATTAAGAACATTAAAGAATTAACGAACAACCTACAACCAGTGCCACAGCATGGCATGCACAACCTGGTAGAGTGTATACACGCCAACAAAGATAAGAGACAATGAAACTTACATCATCAGAGAGCTTCATGTTTTTAGTGTGTATACGAAGAACTTCAAGTCGGCCAACCTCATCAGGAACACCAATATCAATTTCCCTATCAAATCTACCAAACCTTCTCAATGCTGGGTCAATGCTGTTTGGGCGATTGGTAGCTCCAATAACAATGACATGAGCACGAGATTTCAATCCATCCATAAGAGTCAAAAGCTGTGAAACAATCCTCCTTTCAACTTCACCATGTGTCTTCTCCCTCTTGGGTGCAATAGAATCAATTTCATCAATGAAGATGATGGATGGTGCATTCTTTTCAGCCTCTTCAAATGCTTTCCTCAGATTGCTTTCACTCTCTCCTGCCAGTTTGGACATAATCTCCGGTCCATTTATACAAAAGAAGAAAGCTCCCGTTTCATTAGCAACAGCTCTTGCTATCAGTGTCTTCCCAGAACCAGGGGGTCCATAAAGTAGAATACCTTTGGGTGGTTTCACACCAATCGACTTAAAGAGTTGTGGATGCCTCAAGGGAAGCTCTACCAACTCACGAATTTGTGCCATTTGTTTCCTGACTCCACCCACATCATCATATCCAACTTCATCCAGCCTCTCTTCATCCTCTCTTTTCAAAGGCTCCCCCTCACAGAAGATTTCAGTATCTGGAGCAACCACACAATACTCCCCAGGATCAGTTTCAATGACCTTAAACTCCACAC
The DNA window shown above is from Arachis ipaensis cultivar K30076 chromosome B08, Araip1.1, whole genome shotgun sequence and carries:
- the LOC107612968 gene encoding cell division cycle protein 48 homolog; this encodes MSNQGESSDPKSGKKDYSTAILERKKSPNRLVVDEAVNDDNSVVSMHPNTMEKLQLFRGDTILIKGKKRRDTVCIALADDTCEEPKIRMNKVVRSNLRVRLGDVVSVHQCPDVKYGNRVHILPIDDTIEGVTGNLFDAFLKPYFLEAYRPVRKGDLFLVRGGMRSVEFKVIETDPGEYCVVAPDTEIFCEGEPLKREDEERLDEVGYDDVGGVRKQMAQIRELVELPLRHPQLFKSIGVKPPKGILLYGPPGSGKTLIARAVANETGAFFFCINGPEIMSKLAGESESNLRKAFEEAEKNAPSIIFIDEIDSIAPKREKTHGEVERRIVSQLLTLMDGLKSRAHVIVIGATNRPNSIDPALRRFGRFDREIDIGVPDEVGRLEVLRIHTKNMKLSDDVDLERISKDTHGYVGADLAALCTEAALQCIREKMDVIDLEDETIDAEILNSMAVTNEHFQTALGTSNPSALRETVVEVPNVSWEDIGGLENVKRELQETVQYPVEHPEKFEKFGMSPSKGVLFYGPPGCGKTLLAKAIANECQANFISVKGPELLTMWFGESEANVREIFDKARQSAPCVLFFDELDSIATQRGSSVGDAGGAADRVLNQLLTEMDGMSAKKTVFIIGATNRPDIIDPALLRPGRLDQLIYIPLPDEDSRHQIFKACLRKSPVSKDVDLRALARYTQGFSGADITEICQRACKYAIRENIEKDIERERRKSENPEAMDEDVVDDEVAEIKAAHFEESMKFARRSVSDADIRKYQAFAQTLQQSRGFGSEFRFPETAERTTGSDPFATAAGAADEDDLYS
- the LOC107612969 gene encoding ABC transporter G family member 3-like, encoding MEEIQSQSDNYRSSSSSASSPASRVPSSNFFYLRKPGSIRQPISFEDSPEWEDTDTDLRIEEGGDSINAATTPASPSLSKINSGSLPSPRVPEGVVIPRKIAGASVAWKDLTITIKGKRKYSDKVIKSSTGYALPGTMTVIMGPAKSGKSTLLRAIAGRLHPSARMYGEVFVNGAMGHMAMCILSILKAK